CTGTTTGCCAGTACCTTCGAAATTAGTTTGTAGATGACGCTACACAAGCTGATCGGACGGAGATCTTTGATGTGTTCGGGTTTGCGTTTCTTCGGAATGAGCACGATCGTTGTATCGTTCCAGCAATCTGGCATCGGCCCACCATCTAAAACCTCCTCCACCACTCTATCTCCTACATCATCCCAATACTCCTTATAGAAAAGAGCCGGCATACCATCGGGGCCTGGGGCTTTTAGATTCCCAATTGATTTTAAAGCCTGAACCACCTCTTCTCTAGTGAAAGGCTTGAGCAGCTCTTCATTCATATCCTAGGAGACTTTGCTTTGCACACAGTCTAATAACCTTTGGGGATTTTGGTTACCAGACGACCTGAAAAGGTTTGTAAAATAGTTAGTAATAAAACTCCTCTTCTCTCCCTCCTCCACCCTTCCTCcatcgtccttttttagagctcCTATTTTATTGCTTCTTTTCCTCTCCGAGCATGCAGCATGAAAGAAAGCAGTATTTCGATCTCCATGCTGCATCCATTTCACATGTGCTCGCTGCCGCCAGTAGGAGTCTATCTGGTCCTCCACTTTCTCCAGCCTATATCTAAGAACACCCTCCTTCTCTATATTCTCCTTACTACTCACACCCCTCCTGCACACTTCTAACTCCTTCAACCTCTTCACAGTTTTCTCCATATCACCAAGCACATTCGTGCTCCAGCTAGAGAGACTCCCAGCGACCGATTTGAGAGCTTCAGCCACCCGCACACCTCCAGCCCCACCCGGACTTGCCGCCCAGGcctccttgatgatctccctgcaCCTCTCCTCGTCCACCCAAGCCGCCTCAAATCTGAAACCACCACCAGCCCCACCATGCTGCTGTGGGTCGTCCTCTACCGTCGTATGTATAATCACCGGACGGTGGTCAGAATGCCGGGGATCTCCATTAATCACCCTAGCAGCCGGGAACATGCCACGCCATTCAGAGTTAGCGACGGCTCTATCCAACCTCTCCTTGATGAAACCTCCCTCCGTGTTGTATGTGACAGTGCATTGTCTTGATAAATAGCTAGTGGATTTTGCTTAGTGAATTTTAATTGTTTACGATAGTGTATTGCTTAGTTGGACAATTTACCTGTTGAGATAAATAACGAGTATGAGATAACATAAGATAAGATATGCTCAATCTGAGACAAGTAGGAACACTTATATGTGTTAGGTAGAAGTACTAGTTTATATAAAAGTCTGTCTACTGTACAACCATATGTTTTATGTAGTTCAACACAttaatttttttgcaccatatgattaagatccaacagcctccacccttcttttaCCTCTAGCCTCCACAGATCACACATCACAGATCATCACACATCACAGAtcataatttttttctataaaaggaCAAGAAGACAGAGTCAGTGACACGCGGAGCCCATGGGGTGAGGTGGCGCCTCCCCACTGGTTCGTGCGACGTGGCCTGGGGCAACGATGTCGACGCATCGTACGCTGCTGGCCAGACGACgacgcctcctcttcctccctgcTGGGTGCTGGGTGGTGGCCTgctgatcaattcatcaatccgGCCGCGCCTGCTCGTCCTGGTCCTGATGCACACCTACGTCAGTAACAGTAACACCAGTACACGGCCTCCACATGTCCATGCACACAGACACAGGGACACACACAGGCAGGGacaaaatccatgtgttttttttgctaaaacacatgtgtgctGTATAGCATTTCTCTTTTATAAAGTTGGTTACACCATTATTCCACTATAGTGTCACAAGGCAGCGACCACAAACGTAACGGCAACAACAGAAGCAGCAACTGGACGCACACGAGACAGCAACGCAAAAGAGGCAACTATATGCTGCAGAAATGCAGAATCACGCATGCATCGATCATGGCTCGGCGTAGAGGTGCGCCGGCAGCTTGGGCTCCACGACGGCCTCGAGCGGGAACTTGCGCGGCGTGGACAGGCCGAAGATCTCCTCCATGCtgagctcctccttggtcacGCCGTCGGGGAGGCTCCACGCGAAGCCGTGCAGCAGGTTAGCGAGGCTCACCTGGATGACCTTCAGGCCGAGGCTGTACCCGGGGCACATCCGGCGCCCTGACCCGAACGGCAGCAGCTCGTAGTCCTGCCCCTTCACGTCGAGCTTGCTGCCGAGGAATCGTTCCGGCATGAACTCCTCCGGCGCGTCCCACAGCGCGGGGTCGCGGCCGATGGACCACACGCTGACGAGCACGCGCGTGCCGGTGGGGATGTCGTAGCCGGCCACGGTCGTGTCCTCGCGCGCAAGGCGGGGCACCAGCAGCGGCGCCACCGGGTGCAGACGCATGGTCTCCTTGACGATGGCGTCGACGTAGGGGAGGCTGGGCATGTCCTTCTCGGTCATCCAGCGGCCGCGGCCGATGACGCGGTCCAGCTCCTCCGTGGCCTTGGCGATGACCTCGGGCTTCTTGAGGAGCTCCGAGATGGCCCACTCCACCGTGACCGCCGAGCTCTCCGTGCCACCGGCGATGAGGTCCTGCGCGTGCCATTCGAGATGGTGGTACGGTGAGATCCTTTCGTTCCATGAGGAGCTAGTGCACGAGGAAATTAAACTAGATCAAAGTAGGTGTAAGTGAACAAGAACAAATGTGTGCAACACATTCCAACATTTTTATGTGGCGTCGAATGTTGCAGTTGAGCAAGGGGACGATGCTCCTGTCGCCGTCTTAGTTTTCTCAGAGTGTATCTGTCAGTTCGCACTTGTCTATtattgtacagtagaaattattAAGCACTTGGTTATGCATTTGGTGGGACGTATCTATCAGCTAGCCCAAGGTCTGAGCctcttcctcttaatgaaacgCCTGTCAAGGCAAGTTGGTGAAAAAAATCAGCAAGCCCACTGCTTCCAACGATAGTCGCATGGATCTCAAGGCTCTTCAGAGGTTTGGATAAACAACGGAGTCTGGCAGGCTTAAAATAAACACTGTATTTAGAAGGGCACTAGTCGGGAACGAGTTGTTAAAATGGTTAGTTGTGAGAGTTGCTTTTATTAACTTAAATAAGGGTCGGGATACTTTCATCTAGAACTTAAATAATAATGGCTTGTTTTCTGTTAAATCTAAGTACAAATACCTAGTGAATAATGGGATTAAGGTTACCCAGGAAATTTGGCATATGAAAGTGCCCCTGAAGATTAAGATTTTTCTTTGGTTCTTAAAGAAGGGGGTGATACTGACAAAAGACAATCTTGCTAAAATGAATTGGAATGGTAGTAAGGCTTGTTGTTTTTGTAGCACACCTGAAACTATTCAATGCTTGTTTTTTTATTGCCATTATGCCAGGTTTCTTTGGCGTGCTATGTTTGTTTTCTTTGGCATTAATCCTCCAAGGAACACGAACAATCTTTTCAATAGTTGGTCAAAATTAGGAGGTTTTAATCATAATCATCTTTTATTGACTGGGGCTGCAGCGTTTTGCTAGGTAATATGAATCACAAGGAACGATATGGTTTTTGATAAAGGTCACCCAAAAACTTTTTTGCAGGTTCTTTTCAGGGGGGCGCACTGGTTACGATTTTGGACTCCGTTGCAGCGGTCGGATGACGGCAAGGAACGGGTTCTTGACCCTTGCAAGCTACTAGAATCAAGAGCCATGGAGTTCTTCGCATCGCATGTATAGTCCTTCATTTACCGTCTTGAACTTTAGTTCTGAACCTATAATAAATTTTAACTATGGGTGTGCTACTACTAATGCTTCTTCTTCTTAGAAGAAGGATGAAGCCGGAAATTttccattatataaaaaaaagctaTACATGTTTTCGCTCTTCAGATGATGATCTGGCCACATGTGTTCCTTCTTCCTATGAAAACTAATTTATGTCACTCTCTACTCCAACTAATCTGGACGCCGTGTATTATTGAAGTTGTTTAATTCTGTGAGTACACACTGGTAAGTGGTAACGTGCTACACTACACACGGTCCTGATCTGAAATGAACGTGTTTGCAGATATGCTCGCGAGTAAAACAGGACCAATAGAATCAGCATCACAGAAAACAGAATAACTCACCTGGGTAAAAGCCTTGACACTTTCCCTGTCGAGCTCAACCTCAAGCGTCGGGTCGTCGGCGATCTGCAACAGCACGTCGACCATGTCCTTGGCGACGAAGTCCTTGCCCTCACGTAGCCGCCGCTGGTTGTGCTCCTCCACGACGTGCTCCAAGAACCGATCGAACATCTTGCTGAGCTTCTTCATCCGCTTGATGTACCCCTGCAGGTCCATCCAGTCGAGCCACGGGATGGAGTCGCCGATGTTGAGCACGCCGTTGAGCAGGAACAGCTCGTCAAGCATCCACTTGAACTCCTCGGGGGTGGTCATGGTCACCGACCCggcggccgcctcctccttgTCGAGGTACTTCTTGCCGAGCACCATGCGCGTGATCACGTTCAGGCTCACCGTGGACAGGTAGTCCTTGAGCATGACGGCGCGGCCGGATCCGGACGCCGCGTGCAGGTCGCGCAGCAGCGCGCGCACCTCGGCGGCGCGGATGTACTCGTACGACTCGAGCCGCTTGGCGCTGAAGAGCTCGGTGAGGCACATCTTGCGCGCCTGCCGCCAGTAGGCGCCGTAGGGGGACCAGGTGATGTCGCGGTAGTTGTAGGTGGTGTACATGCCGGCGGCCGTCTTCGGCCGGTCCGT
Above is a genomic segment from Miscanthus floridulus cultivar M001 chromosome 3, ASM1932011v1, whole genome shotgun sequence containing:
- the LOC136541988 gene encoding trimethyltridecatetraene synthase-like gives rise to the protein MELPTWASFLGVVLATVMLLKAILGRRSRRVYNLPPGPKPWPIIGNLNLMGALPHRSIHELSRKYGPLMHLRFGSFPVVVGSSVDMAKFFLKTHDVVFTDRPKTAAGMYTTYNYRDITWSPYGAYWRQARKMCLTELFSAKRLESYEYIRAAEVRALLRDLHAASGSGRAVMLKDYLSTVSLNVITRMVLGKKYLDKEEAAAGSVTMTTPEEFKWMLDELFLLNGVLNIGDSIPWLDWMDLQGYIKRMKKLSKMFDRFLEHVVEEHNQRRLREGKDFVAKDMVDVLLQIADDPTLEVELDRESVKAFTQDLIAGGTESSAVTVEWAISELLKKPEVIAKATEELDRVIGRGRWMTEKDMPSLPYVDAIVKETMRLHPVAPLLVPRLAREDTTVAGYDIPTGTRVLVSVWSIGRDPALWDAPEEFMPERFLGSKLDVKGQDYELLPFGSGRRMCPGYSLGLKVIQVSLANLLHGFAWSLPDGVTKEELSMEEIFGLSTPRKFPLEAVVEPKLPAHLYAEP